One region of Bactrocera neohumeralis isolate Rockhampton chromosome 5, APGP_CSIRO_Bneo_wtdbg2-racon-allhic-juicebox.fasta_v2, whole genome shotgun sequence genomic DNA includes:
- the LOC126759654 gene encoding exosome complex component RRP45, protein MRETPLSTIERNFITQAVKQNLRLDGRKNDEFRKVTINFGADWGSALVALGETKVLAQVSCELGVPKSTRPNEGIIYINVELGQMAAPHFESGRNSELNVQISRTLERTFKDSRCVDLESLCVTSEERVWLLRIDLNVLNHEGNLIDCCSIAALSALLHFKRPDVSIIDNDVHIHSAAEKEPIPMVLHHYPVCVSYCLFDDGHLAVADPSASEERTADSALVFGLNSFRELCCLNLGGTTLTSSTLLLQCATRAARRAKFVVDYVKETLELDKNAREDNKNTGFTECVRLNQITALAENRLSLRLRNFKMQETSELKEDNEMETSGNEDESEEEDSDGQKNVVAIDSKSALLESNQSNIKWVPDDDDAESNVESMCSENVAEEGDESERSLSQQVEKQMRKFSKKESKRQLSRKHLQHDASDSEEEAKVIL, encoded by the exons ATGAGGGAAACGCCACTTTCTACCATTGAGCGCAATTTTATTACGCAGGCAGtcaaacaaaatttg CGCCTAGATGGTCGCAAAAATGATGAATTTCGTAAGGTAACAATCAATTTCGGTGCAGATTGGGGCAGTGCACTCGTTGCGCTCGGCGAAACCAAGGTGCTGGCGCAAGTATCTTGTGAGCTGGGTGTCCCAAAGTCCACGCGCCCCAACGAgggcataatttatataaatgtcgAATTGGGGCAGATGGCGGCGCCGCATTTCGAGTCCGGACGTAATTCCGAGTTAAATGTGCAAATTAGTCGCACTTTAGAGCGTACATTTAAAGATTCACGTTGTGTAGATTTGGAATCGCTTTGCGTTACCTCAGAGGAACGCGTGTGGCTGCTGCGTATAGACTTGAATGTTTTAAATCATGAAGGCAATTTAATTG atTGCTGTTCAATAGCAGCACTAAGCGCGCTATTACACTTCAAACGGCCGGACGTTAGTATTATTGATAATGATGTGCATATACACTCCGCAGCTGAAAAGGAACCAATACCTATGGTGTTGCATCACTACCCAGTTTGTGTCAGCTATTGTCTGTTCGATGATGGACATTTGGCTGTGGCCGATCCCAGCGCATCGGAGGAACGTACCGCAGATTCTGCGCTAGTGTTTGGTTTGAATTCATTCCGTGAATTGTGTTGTTTGAATTTAGGTGGCACAACACTTACAAGTTCCACACTCTTGTTGCAATGTGCCACACGTGCAGCGCGACGTGCCAAGTTTGTAGTTGACTATGTGAAGGAAACGCTAGAGTTGGATAAAAATGCAAGAGAGGATAATAAAAACACCGGTTTCACAGAGTGTGTGCGTCTCAATCAGATTACAGCTTTGGCGGAAAATCGTTTGTCGTTGCGTCTACGTAACTTCAAAATGCAAGAAACAAGCGAGTTAAAGGAAGACAATGAAATGGAAACAAGTGGAAATGAAGATGAGAGTGAGGAAGAAGACTCAGATGGCCAAAAGAACG TCGTTGCCATTGATTCCAAATCGGCTCTGTTAGAATCCAATCAGTCTAACATCAAATGGGTACCGGATGATGATGACGCTGAGAGTAATGTTGAAAGCATGTGCTCGGAGAACGTCGCCGAGGAGGGCGATGAAAGCGAACGCAGCCTCTCACAACAAGTGGAAAAACAAATGcgtaaattttccaaaaaggaGTCAAAACGTCAATTAAGCAGGAAACATTTACAAC ATGATGCCAGTGATTCGGAGGAAGAAGCAAAAgtaattttgtga
- the LOC126759664 gene encoding histone deacetylase complex subunit SAP30 homolog — protein MNNGGFSSADEDSRDGHSTCCLIDDDERCRNPAGNARYSKRIQKTVQQKRLKLRNDPTAERIYICEYHKSQIQSARSKRRRKESEEDSNETDNETPDVVMPDLYQLQVNTLRRYKRHYKVQTRPGMKRQQLADTIMKHFKTIPIKEKETITYFVYMVKSNSNKLDQKNGIGNDTT, from the exons ATGAATAACGGTGGGTTCAGTTCGGCAGACGAGGACTCTCGTGATGGCCACAGTACATGTTGTCTTATCGATGATGACGAACGTTGCCGTAATCCCGCTGGTAATGCCAGATATAGTAAACGTATACAAAAAACTGTGCAACAAAAACGTCTAAAACTGCGTAATGATCCCACCGCGGAACGCATTTACATCTGTGAATACCACAAATCGCAAATACAATCTGCACGCAGTAAACGCCGACGTAAGGAATCTGAGGAGGATAGCAATGAAACCGACAATGAAACACCAGATGTTGTTATGCCGGACCTTTATCAACTGCAAGTGAATACATTGCGACGATACAAACGTCACTATAAAGTGCAGACGAGACCTGGTATGAAGCGACAACAGTTAGCAGAC accATCATGAAGCATTTCAAAACGATACCGATCAAAGAGAAGGAAACCATCACATATTTCGTGTACATGGTTAAATCGAATTCAAATAAGCTGGATCAAAAGAATGGCATTGGCAATGATACAACCTGA